A genomic segment from Gopherus evgoodei ecotype Sinaloan lineage chromosome 6, rGopEvg1_v1.p, whole genome shotgun sequence encodes:
- the CTXN3 gene encoding cortexin-3, with translation MKITQVHLSDFYHSLSKLMMKIRKLWDYSFQLPWTMEGEPITSTLLPPGNVPQDATLTLEQKTTFVFVILLFIFLGILIVRCFRILLDPYRSMPTSTWADRLDGLEKGQFDYALA, from the exons ATGAAG atAACACAAGTGCATCTAAGTGACTTCTACCATAGCCTCAGCAAACTGATGATGAAAATAAGGAAACTGTGGGATTACTCCTTTCAGCTTCCCTGGACAATGGAAGGAGAACCTATCACCTCTACTTTGTTGCCACCTGGGAATGTTCCACAAGACGCTACCTTGACCCTGGAGCAGAAAACCACATTTGTCTTTGTgatcttattatttattttcttaggCATCCTCATTGTCCGATGCTTCCGAATTCTCTTAGACCCCTACAGGAGTATGCCAACCTCAACCTGGGCTGACAGACTTGATGGGCTAGAGAAAGGCCAGTTTGATTATGCCCTGGCTTAG